The Pseudomonas azotoformans genome has a segment encoding these proteins:
- the fabG gene encoding 3-oxoacyl-ACP reductase FabG produces MSLQGKVALVTGASRGIGQAIALELGRQGAVVIGTATSASGAERIAATLKENGVQGTGLELNVTSDESVAAVLAEITAQFGAPAILVNNAGITRDNLMMRMKDDEWYDVVDTNLNSLFRLSKGVLRGMTKARWGRIINIGSVVGAMGNAGQVNYASAKAGLEGFSRALAREVGSRSITVNSVAPGFIDTDMTRELPEAQREALLTQIPLGRLGQAQEIANVVTFLASDGAAYVTGATIPVNGGMYMS; encoded by the coding sequence ATGAGTCTGCAAGGTAAAGTTGCACTGGTTACCGGCGCAAGCCGTGGCATTGGCCAGGCGATCGCCCTGGAACTGGGCCGTCAGGGCGCCGTTGTGATCGGTACCGCCACTTCCGCTTCGGGCGCCGAGCGTATCGCCGCGACCCTGAAGGAAAACGGCGTGCAAGGTACTGGCCTTGAGCTGAACGTGACCAGTGATGAGTCCGTGGCTGCTGTACTGGCCGAGATCACCGCACAGTTCGGTGCGCCGGCGATTCTGGTGAACAACGCCGGTATCACCCGCGACAACCTGATGATGCGCATGAAAGACGACGAGTGGTACGACGTGGTCGACACCAACTTGAACAGTCTGTTTCGCCTGTCCAAGGGCGTTTTGCGCGGCATGACCAAGGCGCGTTGGGGCCGAATTATCAATATTGGCTCCGTAGTGGGTGCCATGGGCAACGCAGGCCAAGTAAACTACGCCTCCGCCAAAGCCGGTCTGGAAGGTTTCAGCCGTGCATTGGCACGTGAAGTCGGCTCGCGGTCGATTACGGTCAACTCGGTGGCCCCAGGGTTCATCGACACCGATATGACCCGTGAGCTGCCGGAAGCACAGCGTGAAGCCTTGCTGACGCAGATTCCGCTGGGCCGTCTGGGCCAGGCCCAAGAGATCGCGAATGTGGTCACTTTCCTGGCATCCGACGGTGCGGCATACGTGACTGGGGCTACAATCCCGGTGAACGGCGGGATGTACATGAGTTAA
- the fabD gene encoding ACP S-malonyltransferase — protein sequence MSTSLAFVFPGQGSQSLGMLAELGAQYPLVLDTFKEASDALGYDLWALTQQGPEEQLNQTDKTQPAILTASIALWRLWLAEGGTRPAFVAGHSLGEYSALVAAGSLTLGEAVKLVERRGQLMQEAVPAGQGGMAAILGLDDAVVIEACAEAAQGEVVSAVNFNSPGQVVIAGAKAAVERAIEGCKARGAKRALPLPVSVPSHCELMRPAAERFAESIAAINWQAPQIPLVQNVSAAVAADLDTLKRDLLEQLYKPVRWVESVQTLAANGATELVECGPGKVLAGLNKRCADGVSTANLNTPDAFAAARAALA from the coding sequence ATGTCTACATCCCTCGCATTCGTCTTTCCAGGGCAGGGTTCGCAGTCCCTCGGCATGTTGGCCGAGCTGGGCGCGCAATACCCGCTGGTCCTGGACACCTTTAAAGAGGCTTCCGACGCCCTCGGTTACGACCTGTGGGCACTGACCCAGCAAGGGCCGGAAGAGCAGCTCAATCAAACCGATAAGACCCAGCCGGCCATCCTGACCGCTTCGATCGCCCTGTGGCGCTTGTGGCTGGCGGAAGGCGGCACGCGTCCGGCATTCGTCGCCGGTCACAGCCTGGGCGAATACAGCGCCCTGGTTGCCGCGGGCAGCCTGACCCTCGGTGAGGCGGTCAAGCTGGTCGAGCGCCGTGGCCAACTGATGCAAGAAGCCGTTCCGGCCGGGCAGGGCGGCATGGCCGCTATCCTGGGCCTGGATGACGCCGTGGTGATCGAAGCCTGCGCCGAAGCGGCCCAGGGCGAAGTGGTCAGCGCCGTGAACTTCAACTCGCCTGGCCAGGTGGTAATCGCCGGTGCCAAGGCTGCGGTCGAGCGTGCTATCGAAGGCTGCAAAGCCCGTGGCGCCAAGCGTGCGCTGCCATTGCCGGTGAGCGTGCCGTCGCACTGCGAGCTTATGCGTCCGGCGGCCGAGCGGTTTGCCGAGTCCATCGCTGCCATCAACTGGCAGGCGCCGCAGATTCCGCTGGTACAGAACGTCAGCGCCGCCGTGGCTGCCGACCTCGACACCCTCAAGCGCGACCTGCTGGAACAACTCTACAAGCCCGTACGATGGGTTGAATCGGTCCAGACCCTGGCGGCCAACGGCGCCACCGAGCTGGTCGAGTGCGGTCCGGGCAAAGTCCTGGCCGGCCTGAACAAGCGCTGCGCCGACGGCGTGTCGACTGCCAACCTCAATACCCCGGATGCCTTCGCTGCCGCTCGCGCGGCACTGGCCTAA
- the plsX gene encoding phosphate acyltransferase PlsX: MSALVIAIDAMGGDFGPRSIVQACIASLSATPSLHLTLVGQPSLLEELIASHPAVDRARLTITPASETITMDEKPAAALRGKPDSSMRVALELLRDGKVQACVSAGNTGALMALSRFVLKTLPGIDRPAMVAAIPTQKGYCQLLDLGANVDCSAEHLFQFAVMGSVAAEALGVARPRVALLNIGTEDIKGNQQVKLAATLLQGARGLNYIGFVEGDGLYRGEADVVVCDGFVGNILLKSSEGLATMIATRIEALFKQNLASRLVGALALPLMRRLQADLAPARHNGASFLGLQGIVVKSHGSAGVEGFQSAIARALIEIHENLPQRLHGRLEDLLP; this comes from the coding sequence TTGTCTGCTCTAGTCATCGCGATAGACGCAATGGGCGGGGACTTCGGTCCCCGCAGCATTGTTCAGGCCTGCATTGCCAGCCTGTCTGCTACACCCTCGCTGCACCTGACCCTTGTCGGTCAACCCTCCCTACTTGAAGAACTGATTGCCAGCCATCCGGCGGTGGATCGCGCGCGCCTGACGATTACGCCAGCGAGCGAAACCATCACCATGGATGAAAAGCCAGCGGCGGCTTTGCGTGGCAAGCCCGACTCTTCGATGCGGGTGGCGCTGGAGCTGCTGCGTGATGGCAAGGTGCAAGCCTGTGTCAGCGCCGGCAATACCGGGGCCCTTATGGCGTTGTCGCGGTTTGTGCTCAAGACCTTGCCCGGTATTGATCGGCCGGCGATGGTCGCGGCGATTCCGACGCAGAAAGGCTACTGCCAACTGCTGGACCTGGGCGCGAACGTCGATTGCAGTGCCGAGCACCTGTTCCAGTTTGCCGTGATGGGCTCGGTGGCCGCCGAAGCGCTGGGTGTTGCCCGGCCACGGGTGGCCTTGCTGAATATCGGTACCGAAGACATCAAGGGTAACCAGCAGGTCAAGCTGGCCGCCACTTTGCTGCAAGGCGCGCGTGGCTTGAACTACATCGGTTTTGTCGAGGGTGACGGTTTGTACCGTGGCGAAGCCGATGTAGTGGTGTGCGATGGGTTTGTCGGAAATATCCTGCTTAAATCCAGCGAAGGCTTGGCGACCATGATCGCCACGCGTATCGAGGCGTTGTTCAAGCAGAACCTGGCGTCGCGTCTGGTTGGCGCCCTGGCGTTGCCGTTGATGCGTCGACTGCAGGCCGACCTTGCCCCGGCGCGGCATAACGGTGCGAGTTTCCTGGGGTTGCAGGGTATCGTGGTGAAAAGCCATGGCTCGGCCGGTGTGGAAGGCTTTCAAAGTGCGATTGCGCGGGCCCTGATCGAGATCCATGAAAACCTGCCGCAACGCTTGCACGGCCGTCTTGAGGACCTGTTGCCTTAG
- the rpmF gene encoding 50S ribosomal protein L32: MAVQQNKKSRSARDMRRSHDALTASTLSVEKTTGEIHLRHHVSPEGVYRGRKVIDKGADE; encoded by the coding sequence ATGGCTGTTCAGCAGAACAAAAAATCCCGCTCTGCCCGTGACATGCGTCGTTCGCACGATGCCCTGACGGCGAGCACTCTGTCTGTAGAAAAAACCACCGGTGAAATTCACCTGCGTCACCACGTATCGCCAGAAGGCGTATACCGTGGTCGTAAAGTGATCGACAAGGGCGCTGACGAGTAA
- a CDS encoding YceD family protein, giving the protein MLNDPIPPHVDPRKLADRGTSLQGELLLADLERLCDPLSDTVGTVQAKFVFERDERKSVVIHSFIDTEVKMVCQRCLELVTLPIHSECSYAVVKEGANTQSLPKGYDVLELGEDPLDLHALIEEELLLALPIVPAHHPEECQQPEGLDDEPEPSEDEVTRSNPFSVLAQLKRDPNV; this is encoded by the coding sequence ATGTTGAATGACCCGATTCCACCTCACGTTGACCCGCGCAAATTGGCTGATCGTGGCACTTCCCTTCAAGGTGAATTGCTGCTGGCCGATTTGGAGAGACTCTGCGACCCGCTTTCCGACACTGTCGGTACGGTGCAGGCCAAATTCGTTTTTGAACGAGATGAACGTAAGTCTGTGGTAATCCACAGCTTTATCGACACCGAAGTCAAAATGGTTTGCCAGCGTTGTCTTGAGCTGGTCACCCTGCCGATTCACAGCGAGTGCAGTTATGCTGTGGTGAAGGAGGGTGCGAATACCCAGTCGTTGCCGAAAGGTTATGACGTGCTGGAACTGGGCGAAGATCCATTGGATCTGCATGCACTGATCGAGGAGGAGCTTCTGCTCGCCTTGCCCATTGTGCCTGCTCATCATCCGGAAGAATGCCAGCAGCCGGAGGGGCTCGATGACGAGCCCGAACCGAGCGAGGACGAGGTAACGCGGTCCAACCCGTTCAGTGTATTGGCGCAGTTAAAGCGTGACCCAAACGTTTAG
- a CDS encoding Maf family protein, whose translation MLPLLLASSSVYRRELLSRLHLPFICSSPDIDESHRENESAVELVKRLAEQKARALAASHPGHLIIGSDQVAALDGRIIGKPHTFENAREQLLAASGKRVSFLTGLALLNSKTGQCQVDCVSFTVHMRELDAERIERYLRIEQPYDCAGSFKAEGLGVSLFQSTDGPDATSLVGLPLIRLVDMLLAEGVQIP comes from the coding sequence ATGCTGCCTTTATTACTCGCATCCAGCTCGGTTTATCGCCGGGAATTGCTGAGCCGCCTGCACCTGCCGTTCATCTGCAGCTCACCCGATATCGACGAAAGCCACCGTGAAAATGAGTCCGCCGTGGAACTGGTCAAGCGCCTGGCCGAACAGAAAGCCCGCGCCCTCGCCGCCAGCCATCCAGGGCACCTGATTATAGGCTCCGACCAGGTCGCGGCGCTCGATGGCCGGATCATCGGCAAACCCCACACCTTCGAAAACGCTCGCGAACAACTGCTGGCGGCCAGTGGCAAGCGTGTGAGCTTCCTGACTGGCCTTGCGCTGCTCAACAGCAAAACCGGTCAGTGTCAGGTCGACTGCGTATCTTTTACCGTGCACATGCGGGAACTGGACGCGGAACGCATCGAGCGTTACCTGCGGATTGAGCAGCCGTATGACTGTGCGGGCAGTTTCAAGGCCGAAGGGTTGGGCGTGAGCCTGTTCCAGAGCACAGACGGGCCGGATGCGACGAGCCTGGTAGGCCTGCCACTGATCCGACTGGTGGATATGCTGCTGGCCGAAGGCGTACAGATCCCCTGA
- a CDS encoding S49 family peptidase, whose translation MSDEWKAPEKVENSDDKSWKLLEKTLLASVQEQRRARRWGIFFKLLTFVWLIAMLALFSPLMDMEKSATRGANYTALIEVRGVIADKESASADNIVSSLRAAFEDPKVKGVILRINSPGGSPVQSGYVYDEIRRLRGLHPDTKLYAVISDLGASGAYYIASAADQIYADKASLVGSIGVTAAGYGFVGTMEKLGVERRTYTSGEHKSFLDPFQPQKADETQFWQGVLDTTHRQFIASVKQGRGDRLKDKDHPELFSGLVWSGEQALPLGLIDGLGSASSVARDVIGEKELVDFTVEESPFDRFSKRLGASVAEKLALYMGFQGPTLR comes from the coding sequence ATGAGTGACGAGTGGAAAGCGCCCGAAAAGGTTGAAAACAGCGACGACAAAAGCTGGAAGCTGCTGGAGAAAACCCTCCTGGCCAGCGTCCAGGAACAACGCCGTGCACGGCGCTGGGGGATTTTCTTCAAGCTGCTGACGTTCGTCTGGCTTATCGCCATGCTCGCATTGTTCAGCCCGCTGATGGACATGGAAAAAAGCGCAACCCGTGGTGCCAACTACACCGCCCTGATCGAAGTGCGCGGGGTGATTGCCGACAAGGAGTCCGCCAGCGCCGACAACATCGTCAGCAGCCTGCGTGCCGCGTTTGAAGACCCCAAGGTCAAGGGCGTGATCCTGCGCATCAACAGCCCAGGCGGCAGCCCGGTGCAGTCCGGTTACGTGTATGACGAGATTCGCCGCCTGCGTGGCCTGCATCCGGATACCAAGCTGTATGCGGTGATTTCTGACCTGGGGGCTTCGGGTGCCTATTACATTGCCAGTGCTGCCGACCAGATCTACGCCGACAAGGCCAGTCTGGTGGGTTCCATCGGTGTGACGGCAGCCGGCTACGGCTTTGTCGGCACCATGGAGAAGCTCGGTGTAGAGCGTCGCACCTACACGTCGGGCGAGCACAAGTCGTTCCTGGATCCGTTCCAGCCGCAGAAGGCTGACGAAACCCAGTTCTGGCAGGGCGTGCTCGACACCACGCATCGTCAGTTCATCGCCAGCGTGAAGCAGGGGCGCGGCGATCGTCTGAAGGATAAAGACCATCCGGAGTTGTTCTCCGGCCTGGTGTGGTCGGGCGAACAAGCGTTGCCGCTGGGTCTGATCGATGGCCTGGGCAGTGCCAGTTCGGTGGCGCGGGATGTGATTGGCGAGAAAGAGTTGGTGGACTTCACCGTCGAAGAGTCGCCATTTGACCGGTTCTCCAAGCGGCTGGGTGCCAGCGTGGCAGAGAAGCTGGCGTTGTATATGGGCTTCCAGGGCCCGACGCTGCGCTGA
- a CDS encoding HAD-IA family hydrolase: MSHLDYKLLIFDWDGTLANSIGRIVESMHAASTRSGYALCTDHAVKGIIGLGLPEAIRTLYPEISDAELVTFRDHYADHYIALEATPSPLFDGVVQSLDAFRAEGYHLAVATGKARRGLDRVLKAHGWEDYFDITRAADETASKPHPLMLEQILAHCGVSPRQALMVGDASFDLMMARNAGMDSVAVSYGAQAAEALQQYEPRLTIDHFSELQAWLSRAQ, encoded by the coding sequence GTGTCGCACCTTGATTACAAACTGCTGATTTTCGATTGGGACGGCACCCTGGCCAACTCCATTGGCCGGATTGTCGAGTCGATGCACGCGGCGTCGACCCGCTCGGGCTATGCGCTGTGCACTGATCACGCGGTCAAAGGCATCATCGGCCTGGGCCTGCCTGAGGCGATTCGTACCCTATACCCCGAGATCAGTGACGCCGAACTGGTCACCTTTCGTGATCACTATGCGGACCACTACATCGCCCTGGAGGCCACGCCTTCGCCGTTGTTCGACGGTGTGGTGCAGTCACTGGATGCGTTTCGCGCCGAGGGTTATCACCTGGCGGTCGCCACCGGCAAGGCGCGTCGCGGGCTGGATCGGGTGCTCAAGGCTCACGGTTGGGAAGATTATTTCGATATCACCCGCGCCGCCGATGAAACTGCCAGTAAGCCTCACCCTCTGATGCTGGAGCAGATCCTGGCCCATTGCGGCGTGTCGCCACGCCAGGCCTTGATGGTGGGTGATGCTTCCTTCGATCTGATGATGGCGCGCAATGCGGGCATGGACAGTGTGGCAGTCAGCTATGGCGCCCAGGCTGCCGAGGCCTTGCAGCAATACGAGCCGCGTCTGACGATCGATCATTTTTCCGAATTGCAGGCCTGGCTCAGCCGGGCCCAATAA
- the rluC gene encoding 23S rRNA pseudouridine(955/2504/2580) synthase RluC: MTTTAPQTPSVQLLEVSPEYAGQRIDNFLLARLKGVPKTLIYRILRKGEVRVNKGRIKPEYKLQAGDIVRVPPVRVPERDEPVPLAQGLLQRLEASIVFEDNKLIVINKPCGIAVHGGSGLNFGVIEAFRQLRPDAKELELVHRLDRDTSGLLMIAKKRSMLRHLHTALRGDGVDKRYMALVRGNWASSIKSVRAPLQKSNLRSGERMVEVDEEGKEALTLFKVLRRFGDFATMVEAKPVTGRTHQIRVHTLHAGHCIAGDTKYGDEDFSKEIRDLGGKRLFLHAYMLTVPLPDGGELKLQAPVDEMWAKTVERLSVAP, from the coding sequence ATGACGACTACCGCCCCCCAGACCCCCAGCGTCCAGCTGCTCGAGGTCTCGCCGGAATATGCCGGCCAACGCATCGACAATTTTCTCCTGGCCAGGCTCAAAGGCGTGCCCAAGACCTTGATTTACCGCATCTTGCGTAAAGGTGAAGTGCGGGTGAACAAGGGTCGGATCAAGCCCGAGTACAAGTTGCAGGCGGGCGATATCGTCCGTGTGCCGCCGGTTCGCGTGCCCGAGCGTGACGAGCCTGTGCCCTTGGCCCAGGGTTTGTTGCAACGCCTGGAAGCCTCGATTGTCTTCGAAGACAACAAGCTGATCGTGATCAACAAGCCTTGCGGCATTGCGGTTCACGGCGGCAGTGGCCTGAATTTCGGCGTGATCGAAGCCTTTCGTCAGTTGCGTCCGGACGCCAAGGAGCTGGAATTGGTCCATCGCCTGGACCGCGACACCTCCGGCCTGCTGATGATCGCCAAGAAACGCAGCATGTTGCGCCACCTGCACACCGCCCTGCGTGGCGATGGCGTGGACAAGCGCTACATGGCGCTGGTGCGCGGCAACTGGGCCAGTTCCATCAAAAGCGTCCGCGCGCCGTTGCAGAAGAGCAACTTGCGCTCCGGCGAGCGCATGGTGGAAGTGGACGAGGAGGGCAAAGAAGCCCTGACCCTGTTCAAGGTGCTGCGTCGCTTCGGTGACTTCGCCACCATGGTCGAGGCCAAGCCTGTGACCGGGCGTACCCATCAGATTCGCGTGCACACCTTGCACGCCGGCCATTGCATTGCTGGTGATACCAAGTACGGCGACGAGGATTTCTCCAAGGAAATCCGCGACCTGGGCGGCAAGCGCCTGTTCCTGCACGCCTACATGCTCACGGTGCCACTGCCTGATGGTGGCGAGTTGAAGCTGCAGGCGCCGGTCGATGAGATGTGGGCCAAGACCGTGGAGCGTTTGAGTGTCGCACCTTGA
- the rne gene encoding ribonuclease E, with protein MKRMLINATQPEELRVALVDGQRLYDLDIESGAREQKKANIYKGRITRIEPSLEAAFVDFGSERHGFLPLKEISREYFKKAPEGRVNIKDVLSEGQEVIVQVEKEERGNKGAALTTFISLAGRYLVLMPNNPRAGGISRRIEGEERNELREALNGLIAPADMGLIVRTAGLGRSSEEMQWDLDYLLQLWTAIKEASLDRSAPFLIYQESNVIIRAIRDYLRQDIGEVLIDSVEAQDEALTFIRQVMPQYASKIKLYEDSVPLFNRFQIESQIETAFQRVVELPSGGSIVIDPTEALVSIDINSARATKGSDIEETALQTNLEAAEEIARQLRLRDIGGLIVIDFIDMTPAKNQRAVEEKVRECLEADRARVQVGRISRFGLLEMSRQRLRPSLGESSGIVCPRCNGTGIIRDVESLSLAILRLIEEEALKDRTAEVRAQVPIPVAAFLLNEKRNSITKIELRTRARIVILPNDHLETPHFEVQRLRDDSPEAHSGQSSYEIAAAAAEVEEVQPAAATRTLVRQEAAVKTAPARANAPVPAEVAAPVAAQAALPEPSLFKGLVKSLVSLFATKEEPVAPVVVEKPASERPARNEERRNGRQQSRNRNGRRDEERKPREERAPREERAPREERAPREAREETPTVERAPREERAPRTPRAPREDRKPRGEREERVRELREPLDAAPAAVAGAAAATEERPARQPREERAPREERQPRAPREERQPRAEQAAAASEEEVLTGEEQLQEDGQEGAEGDRPRRRSRGQRRRSNRRERQRDANGNVIEGSEETGENAEAATGEPTGAELAAGLAVTAAVASSVISAPAEAQAHEQAERATAAVEETVVVEAPAAEAPVVEAPVVEAPAVEAPVVETPVVEATTPIEAPAVPEVEVAQAPEAQPEVEVAVVEPEPVVEAIVEAPVVEAAPEVREVREEQTAFQWTAEPAAPVEAPEPAPVVEEAPAPVAEVVVTEPAPVVEPAPVVEPAPVVEAPVVAEVAAPVVEAAPVSALTENGRAPNDPREVRRRRKEAEAAAAAAAAREAEHESKPLA; from the coding sequence ATGAAAAGAATGCTGATTAACGCAACTCAACCCGAAGAGTTGCGTGTTGCACTGGTAGATGGCCAACGCCTCTACGACCTGGACATCGAATCCGGTGCACGCGAGCAAAAGAAGGCCAACATCTATAAAGGCCGTATTACTCGCATCGAACCAAGCCTTGAGGCTGCCTTTGTCGATTTCGGCTCCGAGCGCCACGGCTTCCTGCCCCTCAAGGAAATCTCCCGCGAATACTTCAAGAAAGCCCCTGAAGGCCGCGTGAACATCAAGGACGTCCTGAGCGAAGGCCAGGAAGTCATCGTCCAGGTCGAAAAAGAAGAACGTGGCAACAAGGGCGCAGCCCTGACCACGTTCATCAGCCTGGCTGGCCGTTACCTGGTCCTGATGCCGAACAACCCACGTGCCGGCGGCATTTCCCGTCGCATCGAAGGCGAAGAGCGCAACGAACTGCGCGAAGCGCTGAACGGCCTGATCGCACCGGCCGACATGGGCCTGATCGTTCGCACTGCAGGCCTGGGCCGCAGCAGCGAAGAAATGCAGTGGGACCTCGACTACCTGCTGCAGCTGTGGACCGCTATCAAAGAAGCGTCCCTGGATCGTTCCGCGCCGTTCCTGATCTACCAGGAAAGCAACGTGATCATCCGCGCCATCCGCGATTACCTGCGCCAGGACATCGGCGAAGTGCTGATCGACAGCGTTGAAGCCCAGGACGAAGCCCTGACCTTCATTCGCCAGGTGATGCCGCAGTACGCCAGCAAGATCAAGCTGTACGAAGACAGCGTTCCGCTGTTCAACCGTTTCCAGATCGAAAGCCAGATCGAGACCGCCTTCCAGCGCGTCGTCGAACTGCCTTCCGGTGGCTCCATCGTGATCGACCCGACCGAAGCCCTGGTGTCCATCGACATCAACTCGGCACGTGCGACCAAAGGCAGCGACATCGAAGAAACCGCCCTGCAGACCAACCTGGAAGCGGCTGAAGAAATCGCCCGCCAGCTGCGCCTGCGTGATATCGGCGGCCTGATCGTGATCGACTTCATCGACATGACCCCTGCCAAGAACCAGCGCGCCGTGGAAGAAAAAGTCCGCGAATGCCTGGAAGCTGACCGTGCCCGCGTACAGGTCGGTCGCATCTCGCGCTTCGGCCTGCTGGAAATGTCCCGTCAGCGCCTGCGTCCATCCCTGGGCGAGAGCAGCGGCATCGTCTGCCCGCGTTGCAACGGCACCGGCATCATCCGTGACGTTGAATCGCTGTCCCTGGCGATCCTGCGCCTGATCGAAGAAGAAGCCCTGAAAGACCGCACCGCCGAAGTCCGCGCGCAAGTGCCGATCCCGGTTGCAGCCTTCCTGCTCAACGAAAAACGCAACTCGATCACCAAGATCGAACTGCGCACCCGTGCCCGTATCGTCATCCTGCCGAACGATCACCTCGAAACCCCGCACTTCGAAGTGCAACGCCTGCGTGACGACAGCCCGGAAGCCCACAGCGGCCAGTCCAGCTACGAAATCGCCGCTGCCGCTGCCGAAGTGGAAGAAGTCCAGCCAGCCGCCGCGACCCGCACCCTGGTTCGCCAGGAAGCTGCAGTCAAGACCGCTCCAGCTCGCGCCAATGCACCGGTTCCAGCTGAAGTTGCAGCACCAGTTGCCGCGCAGGCCGCCCTGCCTGAGCCAAGCCTGTTCAAAGGCCTGGTGAAGTCGCTGGTCAGCCTGTTCGCCACCAAGGAAGAGCCAGTGGCTCCGGTCGTGGTTGAGAAACCGGCCTCCGAGCGCCCTGCGCGCAACGAAGAGCGTCGCAACGGTCGCCAACAGAGCCGTAACCGCAACGGTCGCCGTGACGAAGAGCGCAAGCCGCGCGAAGAACGTGCACCGCGTGAAGAACGCGCTCCACGTGAAGAGCGTGCCCCTCGCGAAGCCCGTGAAGAAACCCCGACCGTAGAACGTGCACCACGCGAAGAGCGCGCACCACGTACTCCGCGTGCCCCACGTGAAGACCGCAAGCCACGTGGCGAGCGTGAAGAACGTGTGCGTGAACTGCGTGAGCCGCTGGACGCAGCCCCTGCTGCCGTAGCCGGTGCCGCCGCTGCTACCGAAGAGCGCCCAGCTCGCCAGCCGCGTGAAGAGCGTGCGCCACGTGAAGAGCGCCAACCTCGCGCCCCGCGTGAAGAGCGTCAACCGCGTGCCGAACAAGCCGCTGCCGCCAGCGAAGAAGAAGTGCTGACCGGTGAAGAGCAACTGCAGGAAGACGGTCAGGAAGGCGCCGAAGGCGATCGTCCACGCCGCCGCTCCCGTGGCCAGCGTCGTCGCAGCAACCGTCGTGAGCGTCAACGTGATGCCAACGGCAACGTGATCGAAGGCTCGGAAGAGACCGGCGAAAACGCAGAAGCCGCGACCGGCGAACCGACTGGCGCCGAACTGGCTGCCGGCCTGGCCGTTACCGCGGCTGTTGCCAGCTCGGTCATCAGCGCTCCTGCTGAAGCCCAGGCTCACGAGCAGGCTGAACGCGCTACTGCTGCTGTCGAAGAAACCGTAGTGGTTGAAGCACCTGCTGCCGAGGCCCCAGTGGTTGAAGCGCCGGTTGTTGAAGCACCAGCAGTTGAAGCGCCAGTTGTAGAGACACCGGTTGTCGAAGCCACTACCCCAATCGAAGCACCGGCTGTTCCGGAAGTGGAAGTTGCCCAGGCACCTGAAGCCCAACCAGAAGTTGAAGTGGCGGTCGTTGAGCCTGAGCCAGTGGTTGAAGCGATTGTCGAAGCACCGGTTGTCGAAGCCGCTCCAGAAGTTCGTGAAGTTCGTGAAGAACAGACCGCCTTCCAATGGACTGCCGAGCCAGCCGCTCCGGTTGAAGCGCCAGAACCTGCCCCAGTGGTAGAAGAAGCGCCGGCACCGGTTGCCGAAGTCGTGGTTACCGAGCCAGCCCCAGTGGTTGAGCCTGCTCCGGTCGTTGAACCTGCGCCCGTGGTTGAAGCACCGGTCGTTGCCGAAGTGGCAGCGCCAGTGGTTGAAGCCGCACCGGTCAGCGCCCTGACTGAAAACGGCCGTGCACCGAACGACCCACGTGAAGTGCGTCGTCGTCGCAAGGAAGCTGAAGCCGCAGCAGCTGCTGCCGCGGCACGGGAAGCAGAACACGAGAGCAAACCTCTCGCCTGA
- a CDS encoding nucleotidyltransferase family protein: protein MTVTAIVLAAGQGSRFRAEAGADQDKLLADCVGLDGVVRPVIEQVLVNLPERVVRRWVVTSPDRADVIRLAEAYGCDVLLLRSAGMGDSIAAAVAASGAADGWLVVLGDMPFIRSSSIERVIEGLEAGGISVPVQDGRYGHPVAFGQALGPGLMALTGGRGAKPLFAQATVWEVPVDDPGVLWDVDVPALLRYS, encoded by the coding sequence GTGACCGTCACGGCGATTGTGCTGGCGGCAGGGCAGGGCAGTCGTTTCCGCGCTGAAGCCGGGGCGGACCAGGATAAGTTGTTGGCGGATTGCGTTGGCCTGGACGGCGTGGTGCGGCCGGTGATCGAGCAGGTGCTGGTGAACTTGCCTGAGCGCGTCGTGAGGCGTTGGGTGGTGACGTCACCTGATCGTGCGGATGTCATTCGGTTGGCCGAAGCCTATGGTTGTGACGTCCTGCTGCTGCGTTCGGCTGGTATGGGCGACAGTATTGCAGCGGCGGTTGCGGCCAGTGGTGCGGCAGACGGCTGGTTGGTGGTGCTGGGGGATATGCCGTTTATCCGGTCGTCGAGTATTGAACGGGTGATCGAGGGGCTGGAGGCGGGCGGTATCAGCGTGCCGGTGCAGGATGGGCGCTACGGGCATCCCGTGGCGTTTGGCCAGGCATTGGGGCCTGGGCTGATGGCCTTGACGGGGGGTCGTGGCGCCAAGCCGTTGTTTGCTCAGGCGACGGTGTGGGAGGTGCCAGTAGATGACCCCGGCGTGTTATGGGATGTGGATGTGCCAGCGTTGTTGCGCTACTCCTGA